One Streptomyces coeruleorubidus DNA segment encodes these proteins:
- a CDS encoding GAF domain-containing protein, which yields MSQRPDLRQRRAALEHEWSRWVPRLSVAGARPGGSVALRHEVTESWARSLSSVDPGRDSAPVTDGGPVHQRWTSSPLYRPVSDLAGELHTIAEDAGFVTAVTDESGTILWTCGGPTMRRRAERVNFAPGGRWDEQAMGTNALSLALRTGRPSSVFSAEHLVSALHGWVCYCAPVHGPDGRVLGVLDLSTTWDRSHPLAMSTVRTLVSTIEARLTTEQPRSGQVRLTCLGPEQSAQAVREGRPLPLRPRQLEILTLLALEPDGFSPERLRAALYGDRPVTASTFKAEISHLRRALGGGISPRRYALTIPVSCDAADVLRALEQGDTDTALRLYGGPLLPRSEAPGIEEWRARLEVAVREAVLASTRPEHALRYGERAPYDAEIHEHALRLLGPDDTRRAIARGRLTTARRD from the coding sequence ATGTCACAGCGCCCTGACCTCCGGCAGCGCAGGGCCGCGCTGGAGCACGAGTGGTCCCGCTGGGTGCCGCGACTGAGCGTCGCGGGCGCGCGGCCGGGCGGCAGCGTGGCGTTGCGCCACGAGGTGACCGAGTCCTGGGCGCGTTCGCTGAGCAGCGTGGACCCGGGGCGGGACAGCGCCCCGGTCACCGACGGCGGCCCGGTGCACCAGCGTTGGACGTCCTCACCGCTGTACCGGCCGGTCTCGGACCTCGCCGGGGAACTGCACACCATCGCCGAGGACGCCGGGTTCGTCACGGCCGTCACCGACGAGTCCGGCACCATCCTGTGGACGTGCGGCGGCCCGACCATGCGCCGCCGGGCCGAGCGCGTCAACTTCGCGCCCGGCGGCCGGTGGGACGAGCAGGCCATGGGCACCAACGCCCTGTCCCTCGCCCTGCGCACCGGCCGTCCCAGCTCCGTCTTCTCGGCTGAGCACCTGGTGTCGGCCCTGCACGGCTGGGTCTGCTACTGCGCCCCGGTCCACGGCCCGGACGGACGCGTCCTCGGCGTACTGGACCTGTCGACCACCTGGGACCGTTCGCATCCCCTGGCCATGTCGACCGTACGCACGCTGGTGTCCACCATCGAGGCCCGCCTCACCACGGAACAGCCCCGCTCGGGACAGGTACGGCTCACCTGCCTCGGCCCGGAACAATCCGCACAGGCCGTACGGGAGGGACGGCCACTCCCCCTGCGCCCCCGCCAGTTGGAGATCCTCACCCTGCTCGCACTCGAGCCCGACGGCTTCTCCCCGGAGCGGCTGCGCGCCGCCCTGTACGGCGACCGGCCCGTCACCGCGTCCACGTTCAAGGCGGAGATCTCCCACCTGCGCCGCGCCCTCGGCGGCGGCATCTCCCCCCGCCGCTACGCCCTGACGATCCCGGTCTCCTGCGACGCCGCCGACGTCCTGCGCGCGCTGGAGCAGGGCGACACCGACACCGCCCTGCGCCTCTACGGCGGCCCCCTGCTCCCCCGCTCCGAGGCACCCGGCATCGAGGAGTGGCGCGCCCGCCTCGAAGTGGCCGTACGCGAGGCCGTACTGGCGAGCACCCGCCCGGAACACGCCCTGCGCTACGGCGAACGGGCCCCGTACGACGCGGAGATCCACGAGCACGCGCTGCGCCTTCTCGGCCCGGACGACACCCGCCGCGCGATCGCGCGGGGCCGCCTGACCACGGCCCGGCGCGACTGA
- a CDS encoding DUF4255 domain-containing protein, whose product MSNALAIAHVTQALALLLASNVGPEFDEAVKVEPHKPPTEPPDYPTLNVFLYQVTPNTSMRNNDLPTRASDGTLVKRPAAALDLHYLISAYGDETTLVGQRLIGSVVRTLHETPILPKDVIEETGQLPHLAGSDLAEAAQRVRFTPTVMDIDETSKLWGMLHQTPYALSVVYQAALVFIEGRETPVPAKPVERLTARVLPFGAPGAPVPPGSRAEAPRDSESGAPAPEPVPAESGTSGEAHVREARDKAPARSVAKVPAKAAAKAPAKSEAKAPAKASAKAPARARKDAQASKAAQTARPARGAAKTTGAAPSSDSSSQSSPGSSSARGSEDAES is encoded by the coding sequence ATGAGCAACGCACTCGCCATCGCCCATGTCACCCAGGCCCTCGCCCTGCTGCTCGCGTCCAACGTGGGCCCGGAGTTCGACGAGGCCGTGAAGGTGGAGCCGCACAAGCCGCCGACGGAGCCGCCGGACTACCCCACCCTCAACGTGTTCCTCTACCAGGTCACGCCCAACACGTCGATGCGCAACAACGACCTGCCGACCCGGGCGTCCGACGGCACGCTGGTGAAGCGGCCGGCCGCCGCGCTGGACCTGCACTACCTCATCAGTGCGTACGGCGACGAGACGACCCTGGTCGGGCAGCGGCTCATCGGCTCCGTGGTGCGAACCCTGCACGAGACACCGATTCTGCCGAAGGACGTCATCGAAGAGACCGGTCAACTCCCGCACCTGGCGGGCAGCGATCTCGCGGAGGCGGCGCAGCGGGTGCGGTTCACGCCCACGGTGATGGACATCGACGAGACGTCGAAGCTGTGGGGGATGCTTCACCAGACGCCGTACGCCCTGTCGGTGGTCTACCAGGCGGCCCTCGTCTTCATCGAGGGCCGCGAGACGCCGGTGCCGGCGAAGCCGGTGGAGCGGCTCACGGCGCGGGTGCTGCCGTTCGGGGCGCCCGGGGCACCGGTGCCGCCGGGCAGCCGGGCGGAGGCGCCGCGGGACAGTGAGAGCGGCGCGCCGGCTCCCGAGCCCGTTCCCGCGGAGAGCGGGACTTCGGGAGAAGCGCACGTCCGGGAGGCGCGTGATAAGGCGCCCGCCAGGTCGGTCGCGAAGGTGCCTGCGAAGGCTGCGGCCAAGGCGCCCGCGAAATCCGAGGCCAAGGCGCCCGCGAAGGCTTCGGCCAAGGCACCTGCCCGCGCCCGAAAGGATGCGCAGGCCAGCAAGGCGGCGCAGACGGCCAGGCCCGCGCGTGGCGCGGCCAAGACCACGGGTGCCGCGCCTTCTTCGGACTCCTCGTCGCAATCGTCGCCGGGCTCCTCTTCGGCGAGGGGCTCCGAGGACGCGGAGAGCTGA
- a CDS encoding phage tail sheath subtilisin-like domain-containing protein, which yields MPMSAVSAAKPTYPGVYVEELPSSTRTISTLTTSVTAFVGHTRRGPLNEPVRVTSFTEFERRFGGLSAQSAVGYAVHQFFGNGGTVAVIVRVAKAGSGKAACVTLESTEGHSECDVLKVHAKEPGVWGNGLRVAVDYDTPCPDETFNLRVHDAKGEARETFTGLSTDPSHGRYVQTVVNAGSRLIRVEVVGEGRPDPSGTVSKPFGHELPDLAVDLTVKIGDVEREFTLYDPDCDGEAPHSVAELALLLERKLRALPDAPGKHAFAGAEVTAFGRRIQVVAGSTDPEDVVRFLGECANDLGLEASVNPPVFPLEGGEDGEAPGPRDLIGSEADKSGIQALRGVADVNLLVLPELAAYEKTEDAVTVVSAAQRLCQERRIFLLVDAPSTWVSVDTARAGLAAFDAVRGNHAGLYFPQLQLTDPLTGRLRSFPPSGAVAGVIARTDAERGVWKAPAGTEARLAGVHSLTVDLTDRETGLLNPLGVNCLRTFPVNGPVVWGARTLEGSDALDSEWKYVPVRRLALHVEESLQRGLQWVVFEPNDENLWQQIRLAASSYLHTLFRQGAFKGGTPRDAYFVKCDSDTTTAEDIENGIVNVLVGIAPVRPAEFVIVKIQQTSGQFAL from the coding sequence ATGCCGATGAGTGCAGTGAGCGCCGCCAAGCCGACGTATCCCGGTGTCTACGTCGAAGAGCTTCCCAGCAGCACCCGCACCATCTCGACCCTGACCACCTCGGTGACCGCCTTCGTGGGCCACACCCGCCGCGGTCCGCTGAACGAGCCGGTCCGCGTCACCAGCTTCACCGAGTTCGAGCGCCGCTTCGGGGGGTTGAGCGCCCAGAGCGCCGTCGGCTACGCCGTTCACCAGTTCTTCGGCAACGGCGGCACCGTCGCCGTGATCGTCCGCGTCGCCAAGGCCGGCAGCGGCAAGGCCGCCTGCGTCACGCTGGAGTCCACCGAGGGCCACAGCGAGTGCGACGTACTCAAGGTGCACGCCAAGGAACCCGGCGTGTGGGGCAACGGCCTGCGCGTCGCCGTCGACTACGACACGCCCTGCCCCGACGAGACTTTCAACCTGCGCGTCCACGACGCCAAGGGCGAGGCCCGCGAGACCTTCACCGGCCTGTCCACCGACCCGTCCCACGGCCGGTACGTACAGACCGTCGTCAACGCCGGCTCCCGGCTGATCCGCGTCGAGGTCGTCGGCGAGGGCCGGCCCGACCCGTCCGGCACCGTCTCCAAGCCGTTCGGGCACGAACTGCCCGACCTCGCCGTGGACCTCACCGTCAAGATCGGCGACGTCGAGCGGGAGTTCACGCTCTACGACCCCGACTGCGACGGCGAGGCCCCGCACTCCGTCGCCGAGCTGGCGTTGCTGCTGGAGCGCAAGCTGCGCGCCCTGCCCGACGCGCCCGGCAAGCACGCCTTCGCGGGCGCCGAGGTCACCGCCTTCGGCCGGCGCATCCAGGTCGTCGCGGGCTCCACCGACCCCGAGGACGTCGTCCGCTTCCTCGGCGAGTGCGCCAACGACCTGGGCCTGGAGGCCTCGGTCAACCCGCCCGTCTTCCCGCTGGAGGGCGGCGAGGACGGCGAGGCGCCCGGACCGCGCGACCTCATCGGCTCCGAGGCCGACAAGTCCGGCATCCAGGCGCTGCGCGGCGTCGCCGACGTCAACCTCCTCGTGCTGCCCGAACTCGCGGCGTACGAGAAGACGGAGGACGCCGTCACCGTCGTCTCGGCCGCCCAGCGGCTGTGCCAGGAGAGGCGGATCTTCCTGCTGGTCGACGCGCCCAGCACCTGGGTCAGCGTCGACACCGCCCGGGCCGGGCTCGCCGCCTTCGACGCCGTGCGCGGCAACCACGCGGGCCTGTACTTCCCGCAACTCCAGCTCACCGACCCGCTCACCGGTCGGCTGCGCTCCTTCCCGCCGTCCGGCGCGGTCGCCGGCGTCATCGCCCGCACCGACGCAGAGCGCGGCGTGTGGAAGGCCCCGGCCGGCACCGAGGCGCGGCTCGCCGGCGTGCACTCGCTCACGGTCGACCTGACCGACCGCGAGACCGGCCTGCTCAACCCGCTCGGCGTCAACTGCCTGCGCACCTTCCCGGTGAACGGCCCGGTGGTCTGGGGAGCGCGCACACTGGAGGGCTCCGACGCCCTCGACAGCGAGTGGAAGTACGTGCCGGTGCGGCGGCTCGCCCTGCACGTCGAGGAGAGCCTCCAGCGAGGCCTCCAGTGGGTGGTGTTCGAGCCCAACGACGAGAACCTGTGGCAGCAGATCCGGCTCGCCGCCTCCTCGTACCTGCACACCCTCTTCCGTCAGGGCGCCTTCAAGGGCGGCACGCCCCGCGACGCCTACTTCGTCAAGTGCGACAGCGACACCACGACCGCCGAGGACATCGAGAACGGCATCGTCAACGTCCTCGTCGGCATCGCACCGGTCCGGCCGGCGGAGTTCGTGATCGTCAAAATCCAGCAGACGTCCGGGCAGTTCGCGCTCTAG
- a CDS encoding phage tail protein, whose product MAEFTVNAHRFDPYKNFKFLVLWDGRTVAGISKISPLKRTTEVVKHRHGGDPSSPRKSPGRSEFEGITLERGVTHDPEFDRWANKVWQVGAGLGSEVSLADFRKDIVIQVLNEAGQVAVSHKLYRTWPSEYQVLGELDANANAVAIQSLKLECEGWERDYEVPEPEEPSFLNPA is encoded by the coding sequence ATGGCTGAGTTCACGGTCAACGCGCATCGCTTCGACCCGTACAAGAACTTCAAGTTCCTGGTCCTGTGGGACGGTCGTACGGTCGCCGGCATCAGCAAGATCAGTCCCCTGAAGCGGACGACGGAAGTCGTCAAGCACCGGCACGGAGGCGACCCGTCGTCTCCCCGCAAGTCGCCGGGCCGCTCCGAGTTCGAGGGCATCACCCTGGAGCGCGGGGTCACCCACGACCCCGAGTTCGACCGCTGGGCCAACAAGGTCTGGCAGGTCGGCGCGGGCCTCGGCTCCGAGGTGTCCCTCGCCGACTTCCGCAAGGACATAGTCATCCAGGTCCTCAACGAGGCCGGCCAGGTCGCCGTCTCCCACAAGCTCTACCGGACCTGGCCCAGCGAGTACCAGGTCCTCGGCGAGCTGGACGCCAACGCCAACGCGGTGGCCATCCAGTCGCTGAAGCTCGAGTGCGAGGGCTGGGAGCGGGACTACGAGGTGCCCGAGCCGGAGGAGCCGTCGTTCCTCAACCCAGCCTGA